One Coccinella septempunctata chromosome 1, icCocSept1.1, whole genome shotgun sequence DNA window includes the following coding sequences:
- the LOC123312620 gene encoding 28S ribosomal protein S35, mitochondrial: MLKLPRKLSGCLGAPLTRYISDSTVPLEKEIDFKPLNLRQVKGATVTKRTPRKTIVAPPRTEQMATDQDWGNVWPGPKSFHPASVPLPVRQGYAKKGETIPSKYANTELMKIPNFLHLTPPVIKRQCEALKKFCTPWPKALDTDEKCEKHFPIEVATSNYCHSSPSIRDPLSRIVTVKLRLSSLKLDDHAKDKFLRLVGDRYDEKTDIVTIVTDRCPVKKQNYEYAMYLITALYHESWNVEEWEKLKSEADMEFYDWNTSKSKKNVEKLFGKESKSIENIDPYSDALNDLMNDGENQYNLTKYRESVKKLLQVPDTL, from the exons ATGCTGAAGTTACCCAGAAAATTAAGCGGGTGTCTGGGTGCACCCTTGACTAGATATATTTCAGACAGCACTGTTCCTCTAGAAAAGGAAATAG ATTTTAAACCGCTCAATTTGAGACAAGTTAAGGGAGCAACAGTAACTAAACGTACTCCTAGAAAGACTATAGTGGCGCCTCCAAG GACTGAGCAAATGGCGACTGATCAAGATTGGGGAAATGTTTGGCCAGGGCCAAAATCATTTCATCCAGCATCTGTACCTCTACCAGTTCGTCAAGGTTATGCTAAAAAAGGAGAAACTATCCCTAGCAAATATGCAAATACTGAACTAATGAAAATTCCCAACTTCCTTCATCTCACACCACCAGTTATCAAAAGACAATGTGAAgccttgaaaaaattttgtactCCATGGCCAAAAGCACTTGATACAgatgaaaaatgtgaaaaacaTTTTCCCATAGAAGTTGCTACTAGTAATTATTGTCATTCCTCGCCTTCAATTAGAGATCCATTATCAAGAATTGTCACTGTAAAACTGAGACTCTCTTCACTTAAATTAGATGATCATGCAAAAGATAAATTTCTGAGATTGGTTGGTGATCGATATGATGAAAAAACTGATATTGTTACTATTGTCACTGATAGGTGCCCAGTAAAAAAGCAGAATTATGAGTATGCTATGTATTTAATAACAGCTTTATATCACGAGTCTTGG aATGTGGAAGAATGGGAAAAACTGAAGTCGGAAGCTGACATGGAATTTTATGATTGGAATACTTCtaaatccaaaaaaaatgtaGAGAAGCTTTTCGGCAAGGAATCCAAATCTATTGAGAATATTGATCCTTATTCTGATGCACTTAACGACCTGATGAATGATG GTGAAAATCAGTATAATTTGACAAAGTATAGAGAATCTGTGAAGAAACTTTTACAAGTACCTGATACATTATGA
- the LOC123314942 gene encoding uncharacterized protein LOC123314942, which yields MMCEGCKTYMSLVEIDKDRFYWTEQLSRTNTELHKKIIYLSSYISILEKKIANLNEIILLKDISFASRCIEHEKENLENLTFNKSKKDIDLIPNHCLRKLKTLCIQLNNIVDDFQMEKSKFSKILQNKEKQLIENSNYLQEMVETYREHLFREMTKYNNLKRWIYDELHVVRKVSDEYIRTNIEEMEKKLNDKIRSKYKTTLQHGNTQIKQQDELIRKMQIHRRELYSLLKEEKLKRNELKEKYEHTLDEVKMQIRRLKQKNQHMETLLRLKS from the exons ATGATGTGTGAGGGCTGCAAAACATATATGTCCTTAGTAGAAATTGATAAGGATCGATTTTATTG GACTGAACAATTAAGCCGAACTAATACAGAATTACACAAGAAAATTATATACTTAAGTAGTTACATAtccattttggaaaaaaaaattgccaacttgaatgaaataatattattgaaAGACATATCATTTGCTTCTCGGTGCATTGAACATGAAAAGGAAAAT TTAGAAAACTTGACTTTCAATAAAAGCAAGAAAGATATTGATCTTATCCCTAACCATTGCCTAAGGAAGCTCAAAACCCTATGTATTCAATTGAACAACATCGTTGATGATTTCCAAATGGAGaaaagtaaattttccaaaattcTGCAGAACAAAGAGAAGCAAttgattgaaaattcaaattatcttcaaGAAAT GGTAGAAACTTATAGGGAACACTTATTCAGAGAGATGACCAAATATAATAATTTGAAAAGATGGATTTATGATGAGCTACATGTTGTAAGAAAAGTCAGTGATGAATATATCAGaacaaatattgaagaaatggagaaaaaactcaatGATAAGATTCGAAGCAAATATAAAACGACATTGCAACATGGAAATACGCAAATCAAACAACAAGATGAACTTATAAGGAAAATgcaaattcatagaagagagtTATATTCCCTTCTCAAGGAAGAAAAGCTCAAAaggaatgaattgaaagaaaaatatgaG CATACTTTGGATGAAGTGAAAATGCAAATAAGAAGGCTTAAGCAGAAGAACCAACATATGGAAACACTTTTACGTCTTAAGTCATAA
- the LOC123321837 gene encoding general transcription and DNA repair factor IIH helicase subunit XPD: protein MKLSVDGLIVYFPYDYIYPEQYAYMCELKKAIDAKGHCLLEMPSGTGKTTTLLSLVVAYMMDKPMDVRKLIYCSRTVPEIEKVMEELKKLLDYYEKMDGEYPRLTGLVLSSRKNMCIHPEVSKEKDGKIIDGRCHALTASYVRERYNFDDTIPICQYFEGFSLDGKDSTLPHGVYTLDDMKQYGRDRNWCPYFLARFSIVHAQIVVYSYHYLLDPKIADVVSKELTKESVVIFDEAHNIDNVCIDSMSVKINRKVIEKSTANLQILEKTVAEIKEDDQKKLQEEYQRMVEGLREAAVSRETDVLLSNPVLPDEILQEAIPGNIRNAEHFVSFLKRFVEYLKTRLRVQHVVQESPAGFLRDIQNKVCIERKPLRFCAERLSSLLKTLEISNLTDFSPIILITHLATLVSTYTKGFTIIVEPFDDKTPTVSNPVLHFSCLDSSIAIKPVFDRFQTVVITSGTLSPLDMYPKVLNFHPVIMSSFTMTLARPCLLPMIVSKGNDQVAISSKFESREDNAVIRNYGQLLVEMAANVPDGIVCFFTSYMYLEYVVASWYDQGVIDSLQRYKLLFIETQDSAETSFALMYYIKACESGRGAVLLSVARGKVSEGVDFDHHLGRCVLMFGIPYVYTQSRILKARLDYLRDQFQIRENDFLTFDAMRHAAQCVGRAIRGKTDYGIMVFADKRFSRADKRTKLPKWIQEHLKDSLCNLSTEEAVQLAKRWLRQMAQPFTKEDQLGVSLLTLEQLQSLEAKKQQEKEENGQSSEDT, encoded by the exons ATGAA gtTGAGTGTAGATGGTTTGATTGTTTACTTTCCCTATGACTACATATATCCAGAGCAATATGCCTATATGTGTGAACTCAAAAAAGCAATTGATGCCAAA GGTCATTGCTTATTGGAAATGCCTTCGGGAACAGGAAAAACTACGACTCTCTTATCTCTTGTCGTAGCATATATGATGGATAAACCAATGGATGTTAGAAAATTGATTTACTGTTCAAGAACAGTACCGGAAATAGAAAAAGTAATGGAAGAATTGAAAAAGCTTCTGGATTACTATGAAAAAATGGATGGGGAATATCCTAGACTCACAGGATTAgttttatcttccagaaaaaatatgtgTATTCATCCAGAG GTTAGCAAAGAAAAAGATGGAAAAATTATCGATGGAAGATGTCATGCTCTAACTGCTAGTTATGTTCGAGAAAGGTACAATTTTGACGATACAATTCCAATATGCCAGTACTTTGAAGGGTTTTCTCTAGATGGGAAAGATAGTACCTTACCACATGGTGTGTACACCCTTGATGACATGAAACAATATGGAAGAGATAGAAATTGGTGTCCATATTTCTTAGCAAGGTTTTCA ATTGTACATGCTCAAATAGTGGTATACAGTTACCATTATCTACTAGATCCAAAAATAGCAGATGTGGTATCAAAAGAATTAACGAAAGAATCTGTTGTCATTTTCGATGAAGCTCATAATATAGACAATGTGTGTATTGATTCAATGAGCGTCAAAATAAACAGAAAAGTAATAGAAAAGTCGACAGCCAACTTGCAAATACTGGAAAAAACAGTAGCAGA AATAAAAGAAGATGATCAAAAGAAATTACAGGAAGAATACCAAAGGATGGTAGAAGGATTAAGAGAAGCGGCTGTATCGAGAGAGACTGATGTTCTTCTCTCTAATCCGGTTCTACCAGATGAAATATTGCAAG aggCAATTCCTGGAAATATTAGAAATGCAGAACATTTTGTGAGTTTCTTGAAACGATTCGTAGAATACCTAAAAACGAGATTGCGAGTTCAGCATGTAGTACAAGAATCTCCAGCTGGATTTTTGAGAGATATCCAGAACAAAGTTTGCATTGAAAGGAAACCGCTAAGGTTTTGTGCTGAACGATTGTCGTCCTTGTTGAAAACACTCGAAATATCAAATTTAACAGATTTTAGTCCCATAATATTAATAACACATTTAGCAACATTAGTTTCGACTTACACAAAAGGATTCACAATCATTGTTGAACCATTCGATGATAAAACTCCAACTGTATCAAATCCAGTTTTACATTTTAG TTGTTTGGATTCATCGATAGCTATCAAACCTGTGTTTGATAGATTTCAAACTGTAGTTATCACCTCAGGAACTCTATCACCATTGGATATGTATCCAAAAGTGTTGAATTTTCATCCAGTTATAATGTCATCTTTCACTATGACTTTAGCGAGGCCTTGTTTGTTACCTATG ATTGTATCCAAAGGAAACGATCAAGTAGCTATATCTTCAAAGTTTGAGTCGAGAGAAGATAATGCAGTAATTCGAAACTATGGTCAATTATTAGTGGAG ATGGCAGCCAATGTTCCAGATGGGATTGTTTGTTTTTTCACATCGTATATGTATCTAGAATATGTTGTAGCTAGTTGGTATGACCAGGGTGTTATTGACAGTCTGCAAAGATATAAGTTACTTTTCATCGAAACTCAAGACTCCGCTGAAACAAGTTTTGCGCTTATGTATTATATAAAG GCTTGTGAATCAGGAAGAGGCGCCGTTTTACTATCAGTAGCAAGAGGAAAGGTTTCCGAAGGTGTCGATTTTGATCACCATTTAGGACGATGCGTACTTATGTTCGGAATTCCATATGTCTACACCCAGTCTAGAATTTTGAAAGCAAGATTAGACTATTTGAGGGATCAATTTCAG ATCAGAGAAAACGATTTCTTAACCTTTGATGCTATGAGGCATGCTGCCCAATGTGTAGGTAGAGCAATTCGTGGAAAAACGGATTACGGTATTATGGTTTTCGCAGACAAGAGATTCTCCAGAGCTGATAAAAGAACTAAGTTACCAAAATGGATTCAAGAACATTTGAAAGATTCTCTTTGTAACTTGTCAACTGAGGAAGCTGTACAG cTTGCTAAAAGATGGTTGAGACAAATGGCTCAGCCTTTCACTAAAGAAGACCAGTTAGGAGTATCATTACTCACATTAGAGCAACTCCAGAGTTTGGAAGCCAAAAAGCAACAGGAAAAGGAAGAGAATGGACAGTCTTCTGAAGATACATAA